A single region of the Alteriqipengyuania flavescens genome encodes:
- the recQ gene encoding DNA helicase RecQ has translation MVADTPVEALEDARTALRAVFGFEGFRGKQADVVARVLAGQRTLAVMPTGAGKSLTYQLPATMLPGCCIVVSPLIALMHDQLRSARANGIRAATLTSVDGDWRETQAAFEAGELDLLYVAPERASQPGFRSLLERGRVALFAIDEAHCVSEWGHDFRPDYRLLRPLLDAFPEAGRLALTATADAHTRADILAQLGIPADGLVLAGFDRPNIRYAIGPRDNVANQLARLLDAQAGPGIVYAQTRAQVERLAQQLGAGGRSVSIYHAGLPAEERAANQAAFVASEDMVMVATIAFGMGIDKPDVRFVAHAGLPKSIEAYYQETGRAGRDGDPAHALMLWGADDFARARQRLAEIEPERRAGEQARLEALAGLVETAGCRRAVLLRHFGEDPPAQCGNCDNCLEPPTVIEATELARKLLSGVYRTGQSFGLGHVQKVLTGVEDERVRQRGHDRLSVFGIVDAKEAALLRPLSRALQARGALVPTEHGGLALGGDAPDILKGEVPIGIVEPQKKQRRRRANATPNPVGDPLFEALRDLRRTLAEEAQVPPYVVFHDAVLRDMAAFRPANLDEMSRIGGVGAKKLEAYGEAFLRAIREN, from the coding sequence ATGGTTGCCGATACGCCTGTCGAAGCGCTGGAGGATGCGCGCACCGCCCTGCGCGCCGTGTTCGGGTTCGAAGGGTTTCGCGGCAAGCAGGCCGATGTCGTCGCCCGCGTGCTGGCGGGGCAGCGGACGCTGGCGGTGATGCCGACGGGCGCGGGAAAGTCGCTCACCTACCAGCTGCCTGCCACGATGCTGCCCGGCTGCTGCATCGTCGTCTCCCCGCTCATCGCCCTGATGCACGACCAGCTGCGCAGCGCCCGCGCCAACGGCATCCGCGCCGCGACGCTGACCAGCGTCGACGGCGACTGGCGGGAAACGCAGGCGGCGTTCGAGGCGGGCGAACTCGACCTGCTCTACGTTGCGCCGGAACGTGCCAGCCAGCCCGGTTTCCGCAGCCTGCTGGAACGCGGCCGGGTGGCCCTGTTCGCCATCGACGAAGCGCATTGCGTGTCCGAATGGGGGCACGATTTCCGTCCCGACTACCGCCTGCTGCGTCCGCTGCTCGACGCGTTCCCCGAAGCGGGGCGGCTGGCGCTGACCGCCACGGCGGACGCGCACACTCGCGCCGACATCCTGGCCCAGCTCGGCATTCCGGCGGACGGACTGGTGCTGGCGGGGTTCGACCGGCCCAATATCCGCTATGCCATCGGCCCGCGCGACAACGTGGCGAACCAGCTTGCCCGGCTGCTGGACGCGCAGGCGGGGCCCGGCATCGTCTATGCGCAGACCCGCGCGCAGGTGGAGCGGCTGGCGCAGCAGCTGGGCGCGGGCGGGCGCAGTGTCTCGATCTATCACGCGGGCCTGCCGGCGGAGGAGCGCGCCGCGAACCAGGCGGCCTTCGTCGCCAGCGAGGACATGGTGATGGTCGCCACAATCGCCTTCGGCATGGGGATCGACAAGCCGGACGTGCGCTTCGTCGCCCATGCCGGCTTGCCGAAGTCGATCGAGGCCTATTACCAGGAAACGGGCCGCGCGGGGCGCGACGGCGATCCGGCCCACGCGCTGATGCTGTGGGGGGCGGACGATTTCGCCCGCGCGCGCCAGCGGCTGGCGGAGATCGAGCCGGAGCGGCGGGCCGGCGAGCAGGCGCGGCTGGAAGCGCTTGCCGGGCTGGTCGAGACGGCGGGCTGCCGCCGTGCGGTGCTGCTGCGGCATTTCGGCGAAGACCCGCCAGCCCAATGTGGCAATTGCGACAACTGCCTGGAGCCGCCGACCGTGATCGAGGCGACGGAGCTCGCCCGCAAACTGCTTTCCGGCGTCTACCGGACGGGGCAAAGCTTCGGCCTCGGCCATGTGCAGAAGGTGCTGACCGGGGTGGAGGACGAGCGGGTCCGTCAGCGCGGTCACGACAGGCTGTCCGTGTTCGGCATCGTCGATGCGAAGGAGGCCGCGCTGCTGCGCCCCCTGTCGCGCGCATTGCAAGCCCGCGGCGCGCTGGTGCCGACCGAGCACGGCGGCCTCGCCCTCGGCGGCGATGCGCCGGACATCCTGAAGGGCGAGGTGCCCATCGGCATCGTCGAGCCGCAGAAGAAGCAGCGTCGGCGCCGCGCGAACGCCACGCCCAACCCGGTCGGCGACCCGCTGTTCGAAGCCCTGCGCGACTTGCGCCGCACGCTGGCGGAAGAGGCGCAGGTGCCGCCCTACGTGGTCTTCCACGATGCCGTGCTGCGCGACATGGCGGCCTTCCGCCCCGCGAACCTCGACGAAATGTCGCGCATCGGCGGCGTCGGCGCCAAGAAGCTGGAAGCCTATGGGGAGGCGTTCCTGCGCGCGATCAGGGAGAATTAG
- a CDS encoding SDR family NAD(P)-dependent oxidoreductase, giving the protein MGILEGKVVAVTGSGRGIGREIALLCAKEGAAVIVNDPGVGGGGEGGEAGPAEQTASDIRDGGGKAHANLASVADPAGAASIIEDAVQQFGRIDAVVNNAGILRDTIWHKMSHEDWKAVIDVHLHGCFNTSKAATPYFKDQGSGRLVHFTSTSGLIGNIGQANYSAAKLGIVGLSQSIALDAARYGVTSNCIAPFAWSRMTASIPTTGEGAEERVKRLQSMGAEKIAPLAAYLCSDASAEVTNQIFAVRRNEIVLFSKPRPVRSMVKTEGWTAQAIADELVPAFKSDFARGDEVSAHVFPYDPV; this is encoded by the coding sequence ATGGGCATTCTGGAAGGCAAGGTCGTCGCAGTAACCGGCAGCGGGCGCGGCATCGGGCGGGAAATTGCGCTCCTCTGCGCGAAGGAAGGCGCGGCGGTCATCGTCAACGATCCCGGCGTGGGCGGCGGCGGCGAAGGCGGGGAGGCCGGCCCGGCCGAGCAGACCGCCAGCGACATTCGCGATGGCGGCGGCAAGGCACACGCCAACCTCGCCAGCGTGGCCGACCCGGCGGGTGCTGCATCCATCATCGAGGATGCCGTGCAGCAGTTCGGCCGGATCGACGCAGTGGTGAACAACGCCGGGATCCTGCGCGACACGATCTGGCACAAGATGAGCCACGAGGACTGGAAGGCGGTGATCGACGTCCACCTCCACGGCTGTTTCAACACGTCCAAGGCCGCCACGCCCTATTTCAAGGACCAGGGCAGCGGGCGGTTGGTGCATTTCACTTCCACCAGCGGGCTGATCGGCAATATCGGCCAGGCGAACTATTCCGCCGCCAAGCTCGGCATCGTCGGCCTGTCGCAGTCCATCGCGCTCGATGCGGCGCGTTATGGCGTCACCTCCAACTGCATCGCGCCGTTCGCGTGGAGCCGGATGACCGCGAGCATCCCCACCACCGGCGAAGGCGCCGAAGAACGCGTGAAGCGCCTCCAATCGATGGGCGCGGAAAAGATCGCCCCCCTCGCCGCCTACCTGTGCAGCGATGCGAGCGCGGAGGTGACCAACCAGATCTTCGCCGTACGCCGCAACGAGATAGTGCTGTTTTCGAAGCCCCGCCCGGTCCGCTCCATGGTCAAGACCGAAGGCTGGACCGCGCAGGCGATCGCGGACGAGCTGGTCCCGGCCTTCAAGTCCGACTTTGCGCGCGGCGACGAAGTCAGCGCCCACGTCTTCCCCTACGACCCCGTTTGA
- the ppk2 gene encoding polyphosphate kinase 2, which produces MGKLKRRDYEKLIEPMEEELVGMARWARVTGQRIVVIFEGRDTAGKGGAIRAVSERLNPRQCRIVALGKPTEEERGQWYFQRYVKHLPTAGEIVLFDRSWYNRAGVEKVMGFASDDQVAQFLRQAPTFEKMLVDDGILLFKYWLTTDQAQQEERLRERLEDPLKRWKLSPIDLAAREQYDAYTDARRTMLEATHTEYAPWTLVDFNDQKRGRLTLVRDLLDRLPDTDCEPEPITMEPLGREPAAETYSVLRPIADYPAG; this is translated from the coding sequence ATGGGCAAGCTGAAGCGCCGGGACTACGAGAAACTGATCGAGCCGATGGAAGAGGAACTGGTCGGCATGGCCCGCTGGGCCCGCGTGACCGGACAGCGGATCGTCGTGATTTTCGAAGGGCGCGACACGGCGGGCAAGGGCGGCGCGATCCGTGCGGTGAGCGAGCGACTGAACCCGCGCCAGTGCCGCATCGTCGCGCTCGGCAAGCCGACCGAGGAAGAGCGCGGCCAGTGGTATTTCCAGCGCTACGTGAAGCACCTGCCGACCGCCGGCGAGATCGTGCTGTTCGACCGTAGCTGGTACAATCGCGCCGGGGTGGAAAAGGTGATGGGCTTCGCGTCGGACGACCAGGTCGCGCAGTTCCTGCGCCAGGCGCCGACGTTCGAAAAGATGCTGGTCGATGACGGCATCCTGCTGTTCAAGTACTGGCTGACTACCGACCAGGCACAGCAGGAAGAGCGGCTGCGCGAGCGGCTGGAGGATCCGCTCAAGCGCTGGAAGCTGTCGCCCATCGACCTCGCCGCGCGCGAGCAGTACGATGCCTATACCGACGCGCGCCGGACGATGCTGGAGGCGACGCATACGGAATATGCCCCGTGGACGCTGGTCGATTTCAACGATCAGAAGCGCGGGCGGCTGACGCTGGTGCGCGATTTGCTGGACCGGCTGCCGGACACCGATTGCGAGCCCGAGCCGATCACGATGGAACCGCTGGGGCGGGAGCCTGCGGCCGAAACCTATTCGGTGCTCAGGCCGATTGCGGATTATCCGGCAGGCTAG
- a CDS encoding acetyl-CoA C-acetyltransferase produces MSTMRRVAIVDPVRTPVGKFLGSLAPLEAGALGAVIIKALVERTGVDPSRVDDVVFSQGYGSGEAPAIGRWSWLAAGYPIEVPGFQLDRRCGSGLQAVATAAMMVQTGVADCVLAGGVESMSNVEHYTTKARHGARMGDMVLWDRLTRGRLMSQPIERFGIITGMIETAENLAKDYAISREASDEFAVRSHRNAAAAWAAGKFDAQLVPVPIPQRKGDSVIFAKDEGFREDADMESLGALRPIDGKRDPDAIVTAGNASQQNDAAAACLVVAEDRLEELGLTPMLWFDCWSAAGCDPSRMGIGPVLAVERLFARTGRGWDDIGLIELNEAFAPQALAVLTGWGFAEDDSRRDIVNVNGSGISLGHPIGATGIRILADMAHEMHRRDVRYGLETMCIGGGQGMAAIFERAL; encoded by the coding sequence ATGAGCACCATGCGCCGCGTAGCCATCGTCGACCCCGTCCGCACGCCGGTCGGCAAGTTCCTCGGCAGCCTCGCCCCGCTCGAAGCAGGTGCGCTCGGCGCGGTCATCATCAAGGCGCTCGTCGAGCGCACCGGCGTCGATCCCTCGCGCGTCGACGACGTGGTCTTCAGCCAGGGCTACGGCAGCGGCGAGGCCCCGGCCATCGGGCGCTGGAGCTGGCTTGCAGCAGGCTATCCCATCGAAGTGCCCGGCTTCCAGCTCGACCGCCGCTGCGGCAGCGGGCTGCAGGCGGTCGCAACCGCCGCGATGATGGTCCAGACGGGCGTGGCCGACTGCGTGCTGGCGGGCGGCGTGGAAAGCATGTCGAACGTCGAGCATTACACCACCAAGGCGCGGCACGGGGCGCGGATGGGCGACATGGTTCTGTGGGACCGGCTGACGCGCGGCCGCTTGATGAGCCAGCCGATCGAACGCTTCGGCATCATCACCGGCATGATCGAGACCGCAGAGAACCTTGCCAAGGATTATGCCATTTCGCGCGAGGCGTCGGACGAATTCGCCGTCCGCAGCCACCGGAACGCCGCCGCCGCGTGGGCGGCGGGCAAGTTCGACGCGCAGCTTGTCCCCGTCCCGATCCCGCAGCGCAAGGGTGACTCGGTGATCTTTGCCAAGGACGAGGGATTCCGCGAGGATGCGGACATGGAATCGCTCGGCGCGCTGCGCCCCATCGACGGCAAGCGCGATCCCGACGCCATCGTCACCGCAGGCAATGCCAGCCAGCAGAACGATGCCGCTGCCGCCTGCCTGGTGGTGGCAGAGGACAGGCTGGAGGAGCTGGGCCTCACGCCCATGCTGTGGTTCGACTGCTGGAGTGCGGCGGGCTGCGACCCCAGCCGCATGGGCATCGGCCCGGTGCTTGCGGTCGAAAGGCTGTTCGCGCGCACCGGCAGGGGCTGGGACGATATCGGCCTGATTGAGCTCAACGAAGCCTTCGCGCCGCAAGCGCTTGCAGTGCTGACGGGCTGGGGCTTTGCCGAAGACGACAGCCGCCGCGACATCGTCAACGTCAACGGATCGGGCATTTCGCTCGGCCACCCCATCGGCGCGACCGGTATCCGCATCCTTGCCGACATGGCGCACGAAATGCACCGGCGCGACGTGCGCTATGGCCTCGAAACCATGTGTATCGGCGGCGGCCAGGGCATGGCCGCGATCTTCGAGCGCGCCCTGTGA
- the phhA gene encoding phenylalanine 4-monooxygenase yields the protein MPDDVFTAPLKRPEHVGEDWLEPKQTEYDSEDDAIWNDLFARQMDILPGRAATAFLEGLEKLDLGKGGVPEFGAMSEELGKLTGWSVVPVPMLIPDHIFFWHLANRRFPAGNFIRTRETFDYIQEPDVFHDVFGHVPMLTDPTFADYMQEYGKAGWRAMEYNRLKALGSLYWYTVEFGLVLEGGKDLRAYGAGILSGPTEAVYAVEAESPNRIMLNVDRVMRTDYVISDLQPTYFVIESFEDLFRQTVERDFDRLYRNLGPGFTYANTAVIDVDNVHTRGTLEYSLRGGRGSGAKPV from the coding sequence ATGCCGGACGACGTCTTCACCGCGCCGCTGAAGCGGCCGGAACACGTGGGCGAAGACTGGCTGGAGCCGAAGCAGACCGAGTACGACAGCGAGGACGACGCGATCTGGAACGACTTGTTCGCGCGCCAGATGGACATATTGCCGGGCCGCGCGGCAACCGCGTTTCTCGAAGGCCTCGAAAAGCTCGACCTCGGCAAAGGAGGCGTGCCCGAATTCGGTGCGATGTCTGAAGAGCTGGGCAAGCTGACGGGCTGGAGCGTGGTGCCGGTGCCGATGCTGATTCCGGACCACATCTTCTTCTGGCACCTTGCCAACCGGCGCTTCCCGGCGGGCAATTTCATCCGCACGCGCGAGACGTTCGACTATATCCAGGAGCCCGACGTCTTCCATGACGTGTTCGGCCACGTGCCGATGCTGACCGACCCGACTTTTGCCGATTACATGCAGGAATACGGCAAGGCCGGCTGGCGGGCGATGGAATACAACCGGCTGAAGGCCCTCGGCTCGCTGTACTGGTACACTGTCGAATTCGGGCTGGTGCTGGAAGGCGGCAAGGATTTGCGTGCCTACGGGGCGGGCATCCTCTCCGGCCCGACAGAGGCGGTCTATGCGGTAGAGGCGGAAAGCCCCAACCGGATCATGCTGAATGTCGACCGCGTGATGCGCACCGATTACGTCATCAGCGACCTGCAGCCAACCTATTTCGTGATCGAGAGTTTCGAGGACCTGTTCCGCCAGACGGTGGAGCGCGATTTCGACCGGCTCTATCGCAATCTCGGCCCCGGTTTCACCTATGCCAACACGGCGGTGATCGACGTGGACAACGTGCACACGCGCGGGACGCTGGAATATTCGCTGCGGGGCGGGCGCGGATCGGGCGCGAAACCGGTCTGA
- a CDS encoding acyl-CoA dehydrogenase family protein has translation MNAPVNAVAANSGMDDETFEQFHEQLERYVRERLIPAEKDVIENDAVPEDILAEMKDMGLFGLTVPEEFGGAGLNVTQYAKTVKTMAYAAPAFRSIFSINVGMFNSAIKNGGTDAQKAEWWPRIAGGKIACFGLTEPGSGSDSAAMQTTARPDPDGNGWILNGTKRYITNAPHADVGLIMARTEKDALPKNAHVSAFIVPMDTPGVSTGSPDHKMGQAGSHISDVMLDDVHVPGDALLGGETGQGFRFAMMSLDNGRISVGAASTGYACRALDSATKYATERQAFGEPIANFQLIQQMLAESWTEIYAAESMMADVTARVDRGEDTVKHAAAFKVFASEMCGRVVDRVVQIYGGAGYLAEYDAERFFRDARIYRIYEGTTQILQLQIAKRMLREHAAGL, from the coding sequence ATGAACGCTCCTGTCAATGCAGTCGCCGCCAATTCGGGCATGGATGACGAAACCTTCGAACAGTTCCACGAACAGCTCGAACGCTATGTCCGCGAGCGGCTGATCCCGGCGGAAAAGGACGTCATCGAAAACGACGCCGTGCCGGAAGACATCCTTGCCGAGATGAAGGACATGGGCCTGTTCGGCCTCACCGTGCCGGAAGAATTCGGCGGCGCGGGTCTCAATGTCACCCAGTATGCGAAGACGGTGAAGACGATGGCCTATGCTGCGCCCGCCTTCCGCAGTATCTTTTCGATCAACGTCGGCATGTTCAACTCTGCCATCAAGAACGGCGGCACGGATGCACAGAAGGCCGAGTGGTGGCCGCGCATTGCCGGCGGCAAGATCGCCTGCTTCGGCCTCACCGAACCCGGCAGCGGCAGCGACAGCGCCGCGATGCAGACGACCGCGCGGCCCGACCCGGACGGGAACGGGTGGATCCTGAACGGTACGAAGCGCTACATCACCAACGCACCGCACGCCGATGTCGGCCTGATCATGGCGCGCACCGAAAAGGATGCGCTACCCAAGAACGCACACGTTTCCGCCTTCATCGTGCCGATGGATACGCCCGGCGTTTCGACCGGGTCGCCCGACCACAAGATGGGCCAGGCGGGTAGCCACATCTCCGACGTGATGCTCGACGATGTCCACGTGCCGGGCGACGCGCTCCTGGGCGGGGAAACCGGACAGGGCTTCCGCTTCGCCATGATGAGCCTCGACAACGGACGCATTTCCGTGGGTGCGGCCAGCACGGGCTACGCCTGCCGCGCGCTGGACAGCGCGACGAAGTACGCGACCGAGCGGCAGGCCTTCGGCGAACCCATCGCCAACTTCCAGCTGATCCAGCAGATGCTCGCCGAAAGCTGGACCGAAATCTACGCCGCCGAGAGCATGATGGCGGACGTCACCGCACGCGTCGACCGGGGCGAGGATACGGTCAAGCACGCCGCCGCCTTCAAGGTCTTCGCATCCGAAATGTGCGGCCGCGTGGTGGACCGGGTGGTGCAGATTTACGGCGGCGCGGGCTATCTTGCCGAATACGACGCCGAACGCTTCTTCCGTGATGCGCGCATCTACCGAATCTACGAAGGCACGACGCAGATCCTGCAGCTCCAGATCGCCAAGCGGATGCTGCGCGAACACGCGGCGGGGCTCTGA
- a CDS encoding FAS1-like dehydratase domain-containing protein, giving the protein MTNTGEGDWSDWIGREQRQTDRLDEALAARWCATFDRKVPADGVMPQGIHFCLCTPEAPTAMLGDDGHPLRSDAPDSFLPPVPLPRRMWAGSSIAFHAPLSIGAQVERTSRIESITPKSGSRGEMVFVEVGHEIRADGDLAVREVQSLVYLEALAPDAPLSPPPTGEARFDYRAWDTARAVAPPEVLLFRYSALTFNTHRIHYDAPYAREVERYRGLVVHGPLTASLLLQMLPQPVSRFTFRGLSPAIAGETLHLAMREGESGIEMGAFAADGRQVTKAEASLPDNPQSA; this is encoded by the coding sequence GTGACCAACACCGGCGAGGGGGACTGGAGCGACTGGATCGGGCGCGAACAGCGCCAGACCGACCGGCTGGACGAAGCGCTCGCCGCGCGCTGGTGCGCGACGTTCGACCGCAAGGTGCCCGCGGATGGCGTCATGCCGCAGGGCATCCACTTCTGCCTCTGCACGCCCGAAGCCCCGACTGCGATGTTGGGCGACGACGGCCACCCGCTGCGCAGCGACGCGCCGGACAGCTTCCTGCCGCCCGTCCCCCTGCCCCGCCGCATGTGGGCGGGCAGCAGCATCGCCTTCCACGCCCCGCTTTCGATCGGCGCGCAAGTCGAGCGGACGAGCCGCATCGAGAGCATCACGCCCAAGAGCGGCAGCCGCGGCGAGATGGTGTTCGTCGAAGTGGGCCACGAGATCCGCGCCGATGGCGACCTCGCGGTGCGCGAAGTGCAATCGCTCGTCTATCTCGAGGCGCTTGCGCCGGATGCGCCGCTATCCCCGCCCCCGACCGGCGAAGCGCGCTTCGATTACCGCGCATGGGACACGGCCAGGGCGGTCGCGCCGCCCGAGGTGCTGCTGTTCCGCTATTCCGCGCTGACGTTCAATACGCACCGGATCCATTACGACGCGCCCTATGCGCGGGAGGTCGAGCGGTATCGCGGCCTCGTCGTCCATGGTCCGCTCACCGCCTCGCTGCTCCTGCAGATGCTGCCGCAGCCGGTGAGCCGGTTCACCTTTCGCGGGCTCAGTCCCGCCATCGCGGGCGAGACGCTCCACCTTGCGATGCGCGAAGGCGAGAGCGGCATCGAGATGGGCGCATTCGCCGCAGACGGGCGGCAAGTGACGAAAGCCGAAGCTAGCCTGCCGGATAATCCGCAATCGGCCTGA
- a CDS encoding CoA transferase, with protein MHDLLSGLSLVEVSSFVASPTVGLYCGQMGAEVIRVDHVAGGLDYDRYLLTGEGRSLAWENLNRTKKSVALDLRSGEGRELCVALAAKVGQCVTNVPETSFLSHAAMAAKRGDMISLRIMGWHDGRQAMDFTVNAASGYPLMTGPAEWEQASAPPVNQLMPAWDFLTGAYSAFALLAALRRRDASGEGAEIRIPLGDVAIGTLANSGTMAEMLYRGADRERLGNAIWGAFGTDFRSRDGTRFMVAALTAKQWAGLVEAFDVESEIAALEAELGVRFADGDTPRFENRERLAALFQSVAGQLDWPELERRMGAAGTTFERYRTPYEASTDPVLVGENPLFGPSPDNPSGFDYPAARSFAHLGGEERGDPLPAPYLGQHSEEVLAEKLGLSSGAIARLIDAGTVRTSDKETQ; from the coding sequence ATGCACGACCTGCTTTCCGGCCTGTCGCTCGTCGAGGTGTCCAGCTTCGTCGCTTCGCCCACGGTGGGGCTGTATTGCGGGCAGATGGGCGCGGAGGTCATCCGCGTCGACCATGTCGCGGGCGGGCTGGATTACGACCGCTACCTGCTGACCGGCGAAGGCCGCAGCCTGGCGTGGGAAAACCTCAACCGCACGAAGAAATCGGTCGCACTCGACTTGCGCAGCGGCGAAGGGCGCGAGCTGTGCGTGGCGCTCGCCGCAAAGGTCGGCCAGTGCGTGACCAACGTGCCGGAAACCAGCTTCCTGTCCCACGCTGCCATGGCAGCGAAGCGCGGCGACATGATCTCCCTGCGCATCATGGGCTGGCACGATGGGCGGCAGGCGATGGATTTCACCGTCAACGCCGCCAGCGGCTACCCGCTGATGACCGGGCCGGCAGAGTGGGAACAGGCCAGCGCCCCACCGGTCAACCAGCTGATGCCCGCCTGGGATTTCCTGACCGGCGCCTATTCCGCCTTCGCCCTGCTCGCCGCGCTGCGCCGCCGCGATGCGAGCGGCGAAGGCGCGGAAATCCGCATCCCGCTGGGCGATGTCGCCATCGGCACGCTCGCCAATTCCGGCACGATGGCCGAAATGCTTTATCGCGGCGCCGACCGGGAACGGCTGGGCAACGCCATCTGGGGCGCGTTCGGCACCGATTTCCGCAGCCGGGACGGAACCCGCTTTATGGTCGCCGCCCTCACGGCGAAGCAGTGGGCCGGGCTGGTCGAGGCATTCGACGTCGAAAGCGAGATCGCGGCACTGGAAGCCGAGCTCGGCGTCCGCTTCGCCGACGGAGATACGCCGCGCTTCGAGAACCGCGAGCGGCTGGCCGCGCTGTTCCAGTCCGTCGCCGGCCAGCTCGATTGGCCGGAACTGGAAAGGCGCATGGGCGCGGCGGGCACTACCTTCGAACGCTATCGCACCCCGTACGAAGCCTCCACCGACCCGGTGCTGGTGGGCGAAAACCCGCTGTTCGGCCCTTCCCCGGACAACCCCAGCGGCTTCGACTATCCCGCCGCCCGCAGCTTCGCCCATCTCGGCGGCGAGGAGCGCGGCGATCCGCTGCCCGCGCCGTATCTGGGGCAGCACAGCGAGGAAGTGCTGGCGGAAAAGCTCGGCCTGTCGTCGGGTGCGATTGCCAGACTGATCGATGCGGGCACGGTCCGCACCAGCGACAAGGAAACCCAATGA